From the genome of Fusobacterium varium, one region includes:
- the mleN_11 gene encoding Malate-2H(+)/Na(+)-lactate antiporter, whose amino-acid sequence MSEKNKIVRLPNKVEAAIPIIFLLTIMITNYALGWGLDPHIPVTLSCGVAMIIGKLCGYNYKEMLASGLEAINQSLEAIIIILLVGCLIGSFTACGTIPAVVYYGLKLFTPAIFLPFVTLLCAVVGIALGSAWTVSATLGIAFMAIGTTMGLNPALIAGAILSGACCGDKFSPLSDSTNLAAGSAQTGLFDHVAAMVTTTLPSLIIATIIFAFFSFSKVETYDPTLANELSDAIIEHYAYMSPILLIPILLIIVVAVIKMPAIPSVVLLSLIGCAFALIFQGAGIADCIKMLHYGYEAESGNALFTKLVNRGGMDSMLWTNNLVIVAVAFGGILQKIGSVESLLGGLIKKVRTPFQLVVVTIATSMFCITTMCDQYLGLIIPASMYKDNFDEMGLGRNMLSRTLEDGGTLWSPLIPWSSCGAYHAAVLGVPTLSYLPYCFMNIINPIYAILTLSWGGNILYADGSRTNMFGKLKKVVDLLVHLMKHMKRL is encoded by the coding sequence ATGAGTGAAAAGAACAAAATAGTCAGATTGCCTAATAAAGTGGAAGCTGCTATTCCAATTATTTTTCTTCTGACAATAATGATTACAAATTATGCACTTGGTTGGGGTCTTGATCCTCATATTCCTGTAACTCTTTCATGTGGAGTTGCTATGATTATTGGAAAGTTGTGTGGATATAATTACAAAGAAATGCTTGCCTCAGGTCTTGAAGCTATCAATCAATCACTTGAAGCAATAATAATTATTCTTCTTGTAGGGTGTTTAATAGGTTCATTTACTGCATGTGGGACTATTCCAGCTGTAGTATACTATGGACTTAAATTATTTACACCAGCTATATTTCTTCCATTTGTAACACTTCTTTGTGCAGTTGTAGGAATTGCACTTGGATCAGCTTGGACTGTATCAGCAACTCTTGGTATTGCATTTATGGCTATAGGAACAACAATGGGGCTAAATCCAGCACTTATTGCAGGGGCTATTCTTTCAGGAGCATGCTGTGGGGATAAATTTTCGCCACTTTCAGACTCAACAAATCTAGCTGCTGGTTCTGCACAAACTGGACTTTTTGACCATGTGGCTGCTATGGTAACTACAACTTTACCAAGTTTAATTATAGCAACAATTATATTTGCATTTTTCTCATTTTCAAAAGTTGAAACTTATGATCCTACACTTGCAAATGAGCTATCAGATGCAATAATAGAGCATTATGCATATATGAGTCCAATTCTTCTTATTCCTATTTTACTGATTATAGTAGTAGCTGTAATAAAGATGCCAGCTATTCCTTCAGTAGTATTACTTTCATTGATTGGGTGTGCATTTGCTTTAATTTTCCAAGGAGCTGGAATTGCTGACTGCATCAAAATGCTGCACTATGGTTATGAAGCTGAATCAGGAAATGCACTATTCACAAAGCTTGTAAATAGAGGTGGTATGGATAGCATGCTTTGGACTAACAATCTTGTAATAGTAGCTGTTGCTTTTGGTGGAATACTGCAAAAGATAGGTTCAGTAGAATCACTTCTTGGTGGATTAATAAAGAAAGTTAGAACTCCATTCCAATTAGTTGTTGTTACAATTGCAACTTCAATGTTTTGCATTACAACTATGTGTGACCAGTATTTAGGATTAATAATTCCTGCATCAATGTATAAAGATAATTTCGATGAAATGGGACTTGGTAGAAATATGCTTTCAAGAACATTGGAAGATGGTGGAACTTTATGGTCACCTCTTATTCCTTGGTCATCTTGTGGAGCATATCATGCAGCAGTACTTGGAGTTCCAACACTTTCATATTTACCATATTGCTTTATGAATATAATAAATCCTATTTATGCTATTCTTACTTTAAGCTGGGGTGGAAATATTTTATATGCTGATGGTTCAAGAACTAATATGTTTGGTAAACTAAAAAAGGTCGTGGACCTGCTGGTGCACCTGATGAAGCATATGAAAAGGCTATGA
- the lytR gene encoding Sensory transduction protein lytR, with protein MKYLVLDDEILAAEYLAALICEVDEKAEVVTEINPLKSLELAEQQFHVCFIDIQMPGLNGIEFANKLKKLYPKTNFIFVTGYSDYMGEAFKVDASDYIMKPANVEQIRHALENLRYSVPEGLGEEEKKRIQITCFGNFDILIDGKPVKFKFDKTKELLAYLVHRKGARCTSKEIIVNLWEEEGHDSYYRMLKKDLQDVLNNLGCGKIIYSERGQIGLSNLEYIQCDYFKWGENIVEGRKLYHGEYMAQYSWGKEVNAFIEMDKYQNK; from the coding sequence GTGAAATATTTAGTATTGGACGATGAGATACTTGCAGCAGAATATCTTGCAGCATTAATATGTGAAGTTGATGAAAAAGCAGAAGTTGTAACAGAAATTAATCCTCTTAAATCTCTTGAACTTGCTGAACAGCAGTTTCATGTTTGTTTTATTGATATACAAATGCCTGGATTAAATGGTATAGAGTTTGCAAATAAGCTTAAAAAATTGTATCCGAAGACTAACTTTATATTTGTGACTGGCTACTCAGATTATATGGGAGAGGCTTTTAAAGTAGATGCCAGTGATTACATAATGAAACCAGCGAATGTAGAGCAGATACGCCATGCACTTGAAAATCTTAGATATTCTGTACCTGAAGGTCTAGGAGAGGAAGAAAAAAAGAGAATACAGATAACTTGCTTTGGGAATTTTGATATACTTATAGATGGAAAACCTGTAAAATTTAAATTTGACAAGACAAAGGAGCTTTTGGCATATCTTGTTCATAGGAAAGGGGCAAGATGTACTTCAAAAGAAATAATTGTAAATCTATGGGAAGAAGAGGGACATGATTCTTACTATAGAATGTTAAAAAAAGATTTGCAAGATGTGTTGAATAATCTGGGGTGTGGAAAAATAATATATAGTGAAAGGGGGCAAATTGGACTTTCAAACCTAGAATATATTCAGTGTGATTATTTTAAATGGGGAGAAAATATTGTAGAGGGGAGAAAGCTCTACCATGGAGAATATATGGCTCAATATTCTTGGGGAAAAGAAGTTAATGCTTTTATAGAAATGGATAAATATCAAAATAAATAG
- the yehU gene encoding Probable sensor-like histidine kinase YehU — translation MKEMYLQNYLVENYTLIAMVVGTYFVVSMKSAVDIFIKKRMVINMTLLLILSIAEFYMNYLKDQAMIGLSFIIIGIIYYSLKPLVMAIVINIVEPKNKLIYIPVIINFFFYCYAFLKNKVFYFGFEGNIELGLWGYAFIVTNWVYWIIFLLVLNLKFYKNTDVNHLQAFFCIAWLMTANIMESIGVRPGIFNETYAVAFLFYYLVIHVRISQRVNEEKEIKIREQRMSLMLSQIQPHFLYNTLNTITALCRANPKLAEETTIKFSGYLRENMYNMGENDTQLFSKELEHTNVYLDIEKLRFGDRVNVEYDIKSDDFNMPTLTLQPIVENAVKHGICNKLEGGTIKISTEKKGRDHIITISDNGIGFEIEKVLSDGKSHVGIHNVKERLKNIVKAELEITSFIGIGTIVKIIIPGERKGIRLESGKRREIFSIGR, via the coding sequence ATGAAAGAGATGTATTTGCAAAATTATCTTGTTGAAAATTATACACTTATTGCAATGGTAGTGGGAACATATTTTGTTGTTTCTATGAAATCAGCAGTGGATATATTTATAAAAAAGCGAATGGTTATAAATATGACTCTGCTTTTAATTTTATCTATAGCAGAGTTTTATATGAATTATCTTAAAGATCAAGCTATGATAGGATTGTCTTTCATAATAATAGGGATAATTTATTATTCATTGAAACCTTTAGTTATGGCTATAGTTATTAATATAGTGGAGCCTAAAAATAAATTAATATATATCCCTGTAATAATAAATTTCTTTTTTTATTGTTATGCATTTTTGAAAAATAAAGTATTTTATTTTGGATTTGAGGGAAATATCGAACTAGGACTTTGGGGATATGCTTTTATTGTTACAAATTGGGTATATTGGATTATCTTCCTTCTTGTATTGAATCTTAAATTTTATAAGAACACAGATGTAAATCATCTTCAGGCTTTCTTTTGTATAGCATGGCTGATGACTGCAAATATTATGGAATCAATAGGTGTAAGACCAGGGATATTTAATGAAACGTATGCTGTAGCTTTTTTATTTTATTATCTTGTAATACATGTACGTATATCTCAGCGAGTAAATGAGGAAAAAGAAATAAAAATAAGAGAGCAAAGAATGTCATTGATGCTTTCACAAATACAGCCCCATTTCTTATATAATACATTAAATACTATCACTGCTCTTTGTCGAGCAAATCCAAAACTTGCAGAGGAAACCACTATAAAATTTTCTGGGTATCTTAGAGAAAATATGTATAACATGGGTGAAAATGACACACAGCTTTTTTCTAAAGAACTAGAGCATACAAATGTATATCTTGATATAGAAAAACTTAGATTTGGAGATAGGGTAAATGTGGAATATGATATAAAATCAGATGATTTTAATATGCCGACTCTTACATTGCAGCCAATTGTAGAAAATGCAGTCAAGCATGGAATATGCAATAAGCTTGAAGGGGGAACCATAAAAATCTCTACAGAAAAGAAAGGCAGAGATCATATAATAACAATTTCAGATAATGGAATAGGCTTTGAGATAGAAAAGGTATTAAGTGATGGAAAATCACATGTAGGTATACATAATGTAAAAGAAAGGCTAAAAAATATTGTTAAGGCAGAACTTGAAATTACAAGTTTTATAGGGATTGGAACAATTGTAAAAATTATTATACCAGGAGAAAGAAAAGGTATAAGATTGGAGAGTGGAAAAAGACGTGAAATATTTAGTATTGGACGATGA
- the spoVG gene encoding Putative septation protein spoVG: protein MKITDVRLRTVKNENELKLKAYADVTFDECFVIHGLKIIDGQKGMFVAMPSRKMPDGEYKDIVHPITPELRKDITDSVIAKYNEMGLEEEVVAAVE, encoded by the coding sequence ATGAAAATCACAGATGTTAGACTAAGGACAGTAAAGAATGAGAATGAATTGAAATTAAAGGCTTATGCTGATGTAACATTCGATGAATGCTTTGTTATCCATGGTCTAAAAATAATCGATGGGCAAAAAGGAATGTTTGTGGCTATGCCATCAAGAAAAATGCCTGATGGGGAATATAAAGATATTGTCCACCCAATTACTCCAGAACTAAGAAAAGATATAACTGATTCAGTTATAGCTAAATATAATGAAATGGGTCTGGAAGAAGAAGTTGTAGCAGCTGTAGAATAG
- the ispE gene encoding 4-diphosphocytidyl-2-C-methyl-D-erythritol kinase has product MKFSLNSNGKINIGLNITGKREDGYHFLDMVMVPINLSDKISGEIEDISGKLTIETNKKDIPTGKENILYKIYDKFYDESGIERKKVNIYLEKRIPHQAGLGGGSSNGAFLLKLLNEFHGNYFAVEKLIEIGKSIGADIPFFLINKSARVTGIGENIEIIENNLENLIIIIKPDFGVSTGKAYKNMYMLNNKKDADINKIILGMKENKISMVEESIENHLEQGLLLEDNNIINFRKKLVEINNMKFFMSGSGSAYYTFVDKEEAENMYKTLKEHFKNCEVHLCSSL; this is encoded by the coding sequence GTGAAATTTTCTTTGAATTCCAATGGAAAGATAAATATAGGATTAAATATAACAGGAAAACGAGAAGATGGCTATCATTTTCTAGATATGGTAATGGTACCTATCAATTTAAGTGATAAAATTAGTGGAGAAATAGAAGATATTTCCGGAAAACTTACTATAGAAACTAATAAGAAAGATATACCAACTGGAAAAGAAAATATTTTATATAAAATATATGATAAATTTTATGATGAAAGTGGTATTGAAAGAAAAAAAGTAAATATATATCTTGAAAAAAGGATACCTCATCAAGCTGGACTTGGTGGAGGAAGTTCTAATGGAGCATTTTTACTTAAACTTTTAAATGAATTTCATGGGAATTATTTTGCAGTTGAAAAACTTATAGAAATAGGAAAAAGTATAGGAGCAGATATTCCATTTTTTCTCATAAACAAATCTGCTAGAGTTACTGGTATAGGAGAAAATATAGAGATAATAGAAAATAATCTGGAAAATTTGATAATAATTATAAAACCAGATTTTGGAGTTTCTACAGGAAAAGCATATAAAAATATGTATATGCTCAATAATAAAAAAGATGCAGATATAAATAAAATAATTCTGGGAATGAAAGAAAATAAAATATCTATGGTAGAAGAAAGCATAGAGAATCATTTGGAACAGGGACTTCTTCTTGAGGATAATAATATAATCAATTTTAGAAAAAAATTAGTAGAAATTAATAATATGAAATTTTTTATGTCAGGAAGTGGAAGTGCATATTATACTTTTGTAGATAAAGAAGAAGCTGAGAATATGTATAAAACATTAAAAGAGCATTTTAAAAACTGTGAAGTACATCTTTGCAGTTCTTTATAG
- a CDS encoding ribosome-associated heat shock protein Hsp15, translating into MRLDKFLKVSRIIKRRPIAKVVVDGGKAKLNGKVAKASTEVKVGQILELEYFNKYFKFEILEVPAGNVAKEKTSELIKVLDSRGIKIDLDSEEDIF; encoded by the coding sequence ATGAGATTAGATAAATTTTTAAAAGTGAGCAGGATAATAAAGAGAAGACCTATTGCCAAAGTAGTTGTAGATGGAGGAAAAGCTAAACTTAATGGAAAAGTAGCAAAGGCCAGTACAGAGGTGAAAGTAGGACAGATTTTAGAATTAGAATATTTTAATAAATATTTTAAATTTGAAATATTGGAAGTTCCTGCTGGGAATGTAGCTAAAGAAAAGACTTCTGAACTTATAAAAGTATTAGACAGCAGAGGAATAAAAATAGATTTGGACAGCGAGGAGGATATTTTTTAG
- the mazG gene encoding Nucleoside triphosphate pyrophosphohydrolase, whose protein sequence is MKEFDRLVEIIKRLRGEGGCPWDREQTLETLKPCLMEETCEVLEAMDEGGNELKGELGDLLMNIVFQADICADEGKFTIEDVARGINEKMIRRHPHVFKEKNDTITSDEVLVNWEEIKKTEKEHEKRESVLDGIPIYLPSLAKAEKIQKKAAKVGFDWTDTKDVIAKVEEELNELKQAINNNDSENMKEELGDLLFSIVNLSRFLKINSTDALEKTIKKFDTRFRYVEKHCDLTSSSLDIMEKFWNEAKNKH, encoded by the coding sequence ATGAAAGAGTTTGACAGACTTGTAGAAATAATAAAAAGATTGAGAGGAGAAGGAGGGTGTCCATGGGATAGAGAGCAGACTCTTGAAACTCTAAAACCATGTTTGATGGAAGAAACTTGTGAAGTTCTGGAAGCAATGGACGAAGGTGGAAATGAGCTGAAAGGTGAATTAGGTGATCTTTTGATGAATATAGTATTTCAGGCTGATATATGTGCAGATGAAGGGAAATTTACAATAGAAGATGTTGCAAGAGGGATAAATGAAAAAATGATAAGAAGGCACCCTCATGTATTTAAAGAAAAAAATGATACAATAACTTCTGATGAAGTGTTAGTAAATTGGGAAGAAATAAAGAAAACTGAGAAGGAGCATGAAAAAAGAGAATCAGTATTAGATGGTATTCCAATATATCTTCCATCTTTGGCTAAGGCAGAAAAAATACAAAAAAAAGCTGCTAAAGTAGGATTTGACTGGACTGATACTAAAGATGTTATAGCCAAGGTGGAAGAGGAATTAAATGAACTAAAGCAGGCTATAAATAACAATGATTCTGAAAATATGAAGGAAGAGCTAGGAGATTTACTTTTTTCTATAGTAAATCTTTCAAGATTTTTAAAGATAAATTCAACAGATGCTTTAGAAAAAACAATAAAAAAATTTGATACAAGGTTTAGATATGTAGAAAAGCACTGCGATTTAACAAGTTCTTCATTAGATATTATGGAAAAATTTTGGAATGAAGCAAAAAATAAGCATTGA
- the mfd gene encoding Transcription-repair-coupling factor, with product MITEYRGRIPFWLKEIKGNIVYLCSSNKNIEDYYNTLSDFYDGKILKIESSYEDEEFEKINYDLLKLLKSKNKFIILISLEAFLRDYSLEGDKLSFQKGKEMNLGKIQENLIKNKYDKVYMIEKRMQYSVRGDILDIFSRDGDYPVRIEFFGDEIERITYFDIETQKSIENLDNINVYINNNKDEKLSFSELIEKNKIKGLKKYFENNELLRYKLEEIILRERDEEEKFRRRFYKMIETAEEIEIKRFSEEEIKKFEDYEYIKKLSEKEKILLMSEEEKRYKEIFENYNIEIERYPHYEGYREKGRLILTDRELKGIKVKREAKEKVNLKYKDVSQIRENDFIIHENYGVGIYQGIETMNGQDYLKIKYADEDKLFVPVEGINKIEKYVSTPGVVPDIYQLGRRGFKRKRQKLEEEMIIFAKEIIEIQAKRAFEKGYVFSHDTVWQEEFEESFPYKETASQLKAIEDVKRDMESDRIMDRVICGDVGYGKTEIALRAAFKASIDGKQVVVMVPTTVLAQQHYERFTERFKNYPVNIEILSRLKSEKEQKEVLNKIAAGTVDIVIGTHRILSSDVKFKDLGLVVIDEEQKFGVKAKEQLKKLKNKIDMITLTATPIPRTLNLSLLGIRDLSVIDTPPEGRKPIETVFIEKDDKKIKEIIMSEIAREGQVFYIFNSVKNIEKKTNELRKILPSYLKLDYIHGQMLPKEIKNKIKDFENGDIDMLVSTTIVENGIDIENANTMIIDGVEKLGLSQIYQLRGRIGRGRRKGYCYLLTKEYQTKKAKEREESIKNLGDSGGGFQLSLEDMRIRGAGEILGDRQHGALETFGYNLYIKMLNEEIQRIKGNAPEEEMEMEIKINMPAFIPDEYIEKDEKIVIYRRVAELKTQDELKELENEVRDRFGNPPREVINLFYYIRIKLKAKEFGISVIRQEEEGFFIRFLSEKVNIEKISQMMKMGNLKYLSKEEGVFYKGNIDRFFNEYEGAM from the coding sequence ATGATAACAGAATACAGAGGGAGGATTCCCTTTTGGCTCAAAGAAATAAAAGGAAATATAGTATATTTATGTTCATCTAATAAAAACATTGAGGACTATTACAATACTCTCAGTGATTTTTATGATGGAAAAATTTTAAAAATTGAAAGTAGTTATGAAGATGAAGAATTTGAAAAAATTAACTATGATCTCCTTAAACTTTTAAAGTCAAAAAATAAATTTATAATACTTATATCCCTTGAAGCATTTCTCAGAGATTATTCTTTAGAGGGAGATAAACTTTCTTTTCAAAAAGGAAAAGAAATGAATTTAGGAAAAATACAGGAAAATCTTATAAAGAATAAATATGATAAGGTATATATGATTGAGAAAAGAATGCAGTATAGTGTAAGGGGAGATATACTTGATATTTTTTCAAGAGATGGAGATTATCCTGTAAGAATTGAATTTTTTGGAGATGAGATAGAGAGAATAACATATTTTGATATTGAAACTCAAAAGAGTATTGAAAATCTTGATAATATCAATGTGTATATAAACAATAATAAAGATGAGAAATTATCTTTTTCTGAATTGATTGAAAAAAATAAAATAAAAGGTTTAAAGAAATATTTTGAGAATAATGAACTACTGAGATATAAACTGGAAGAAATTATACTCAGAGAAAGAGATGAAGAAGAAAAATTTAGAAGAAGATTTTATAAAATGATTGAAACTGCTGAAGAGATAGAAATAAAAAGATTTTCAGAGGAAGAAATAAAAAAGTTTGAGGATTACGAGTATATCAAAAAATTGAGTGAAAAAGAAAAGATTCTTTTAATGTCAGAGGAGGAAAAGAGATATAAGGAGATATTTGAAAACTATAATATTGAGATAGAGAGATATCCTCATTATGAAGGATATAGAGAAAAAGGCAGGCTTATACTCACTGACAGAGAACTAAAAGGAATCAAAGTAAAGAGAGAAGCAAAGGAAAAGGTAAATTTAAAATATAAAGATGTATCTCAAATCAGAGAAAATGACTTTATAATTCATGAAAATTATGGAGTAGGTATCTATCAAGGGATAGAAACTATGAATGGACAGGATTATTTAAAGATAAAGTATGCTGATGAAGATAAACTTTTTGTCCCTGTTGAAGGAATAAATAAGATTGAAAAATATGTATCTACTCCTGGGGTAGTACCTGACATATATCAACTTGGAAGAAGAGGATTCAAAAGAAAAAGACAGAAATTGGAAGAGGAAATGATAATCTTTGCTAAAGAAATTATTGAAATACAAGCAAAGAGAGCCTTTGAAAAGGGATATGTTTTTTCTCATGATACAGTCTGGCAAGAGGAATTTGAGGAAAGTTTTCCATATAAGGAAACAGCATCTCAGCTGAAAGCCATAGAAGATGTAAAAAGAGATATGGAGTCTGACAGAATAATGGACAGAGTAATCTGTGGAGATGTAGGTTATGGAAAAACTGAAATAGCTTTAAGAGCAGCTTTTAAAGCTTCTATTGATGGAAAACAGGTAGTTGTAATGGTACCTACAACAGTTCTTGCCCAACAGCACTATGAGAGGTTTACAGAAAGATTTAAAAATTATCCTGTAAATATTGAGATACTAAGTAGATTAAAAAGTGAAAAAGAACAGAAAGAAGTATTAAATAAAATAGCTGCTGGAACTGTTGATATAGTAATAGGAACTCACAGAATTTTATCATCAGATGTAAAATTTAAAGACTTGGGACTTGTAGTAATAGATGAGGAACAAAAATTTGGAGTGAAAGCCAAGGAGCAGTTAAAGAAATTAAAAAACAAAATAGATATGATAACTCTTACAGCTACACCAATTCCAAGAACATTAAATCTTTCATTGCTGGGAATAAGAGATTTATCTGTAATAGACACTCCTCCAGAGGGAAGAAAGCCTATTGAAACAGTGTTTATAGAAAAAGATGATAAAAAAATTAAAGAGATAATTATGAGTGAAATAGCAAGGGAAGGTCAGGTTTTCTATATATTTAATTCTGTAAAAAATATAGAAAAGAAAACTAATGAACTTAGAAAAATTCTTCCAAGTTATTTAAAATTAGACTATATACATGGTCAAATGCTGCCAAAAGAGATAAAAAATAAGATAAAAGATTTTGAAAATGGTGATATAGATATGCTCGTTTCTACTACTATAGTTGAAAATGGTATTGATATAGAAAATGCTAATACTATGATAATTGATGGAGTAGAAAAGCTTGGACTTTCCCAAATATATCAGTTAAGAGGACGTATAGGTAGGGGAAGAAGAAAGGGCTACTGTTATCTTCTTACTAAAGAATATCAGACTAAAAAAGCTAAAGAAAGAGAGGAATCTATAAAAAATCTTGGAGATTCAGGTGGAGGATTCCAGTTATCACTTGAAGATATGAGAATAAGAGGAGCTGGGGAAATATTAGGAGATAGACAACATGGTGCTCTTGAAACATTTGGCTATAATCTCTATATTAAGATGTTAAATGAAGAAATACAGCGTATAAAAGGAAATGCTCCAGAAGAAGAGATGGAAATGGAGATAAAAATTAATATGCCTGCCTTTATTCCAGATGAATATATTGAAAAAGATGAAAAAATAGTTATCTACAGAAGAGTAGCAGAATTGAAAACTCAAGATGAGTTAAAGGAATTAGAGAATGAAGTAAGGGATAGATTTGGAAATCCTCCAAGGGAAGTTATCAATCTCTTCTATTATATAAGAATTAAGCTAAAAGCAAAAGAATTTGGAATCTCAGTAATCAGACAAGAGGAAGAGGGGTTCTTCATAAGATTTTTGAGCGAAAAAGTTAATATAGAAAAAATATCTCAAATGATGAAAATGGGGAATTTAAAATATTTGAGTAAAGAAGAAGGAGTATTCTATAAAGGAAATATTGATAGATTTTTCAATGAATATGAGGGAGCGATGTAA
- the gsiB_9 gene encoding Glutathione-binding protein gsiB precursor — protein sequence MAVLTLSSFTLQAKETKLVVAQNSDAKSLNPQVSNDIPTHRVNINIYDRLIEKDKDMNLVPGLAESWEQVDPLTLVLKIRKGVKFHNGDPLTVGDVVFSLKKATEAPSLMAYFGDLDKIEAVDENTVKITTKVPYGPLVNYLAHVGAGIMSEKAVTAGGNDYGQHPVGTGPFIFESWTSGDRIVLKANPDYYKGKPGVDSLTFRVIPEGTNRTIALETGEADIAYDIDPIDMDMVKSNPKLKVDQNSAMSMTYLGFNTQRAPFDKKEVRQAIAYATDVDSIISAVFLKAAKKANSPVSPNVFGYNKDAKLYTQNIAKAKELLAKAGYPNGFKARIWTNDKSVRKDTAVILQDQLKQIGIDVQIEILEWGSYLDRVAKGEHDMFILGWSSSADSDSAMYALFHSKNLGGAGNRTFYKNPKVDELLDKARESTVPEERIKYYKEIQDIIQEELPMFALVYPDEITGMQKNIEGFVFHPEGTHYLAPVTKK from the coding sequence ATGGCAGTCCTTACACTATCAAGCTTTACTCTTCAAGCAAAAGAAACAAAACTTGTTGTAGCACAAAACTCAGATGCAAAAAGTCTGAATCCTCAGGTATCCAATGATATTCCTACTCATAGAGTAAATATCAATATCTATGACAGACTTATTGAAAAAGATAAAGATATGAATCTTGTACCTGGACTTGCTGAAAGCTGGGAACAAGTAGATCCTCTTACTCTTGTTTTAAAAATAAGAAAAGGGGTTAAATTCCACAATGGAGATCCTCTTACAGTTGGAGATGTGGTATTCAGTTTAAAGAAAGCTACTGAAGCTCCTTCTTTAATGGCATATTTTGGTGATTTGGATAAAATAGAAGCTGTTGATGAAAATACAGTTAAAATAACAACTAAAGTTCCTTATGGTCCTCTTGTTAACTACCTTGCCCATGTAGGTGCTGGTATAATGAGTGAAAAAGCTGTAACAGCTGGTGGAAATGACTATGGACAACATCCAGTTGGTACAGGACCATTTATATTTGAATCTTGGACTTCTGGTGACAGAATAGTTTTAAAAGCTAACCCTGATTACTATAAAGGAAAACCTGGAGTTGACTCATTAACTTTTAGAGTTATTCCAGAAGGTACAAACAGAACAATAGCTCTTGAAACTGGAGAAGCTGATATTGCTTATGATATAGATCCTATTGATATGGACATGGTAAAAAGCAATCCTAAATTAAAAGTAGATCAGAATTCTGCTATGAGCATGACATATCTTGGATTCAATACTCAAAGAGCTCCTTTTGATAAAAAAGAAGTAAGACAGGCAATAGCTTATGCTACTGATGTTGACAGTATTATCAGTGCTGTTTTCCTTAAAGCTGCTAAAAAAGCTAACTCTCCTGTATCTCCTAATGTATTTGGATATAATAAAGACGCTAAACTTTATACTCAGAATATAGCCAAAGCGAAAGAACTATTGGCTAAAGCTGGATATCCTAATGGATTTAAAGCTAGAATATGGACAAATGATAAAAGTGTAAGAAAAGATACTGCTGTTATCCTTCAAGATCAACTTAAACAAATTGGAATAGATGTACAAATAGAAATTCTTGAATGGGGTTCTTACTTAGATAGAGTTGCTAAAGGGGAACATGATATGTTTATCCTTGGATGGTCTTCTAGTGCTGATTCTGACTCAGCTATGTATGCTCTTTTCCATTCTAAAAACTTAGGTGGTGCTGGAAACAGAACTTTTTATAAAAATCCAAAAGTTGATGAACTTCTTGATAAAGCAAGAGAAAGTACAGTTCCTGAAGAAAGAATTAAATACTATAAAGAAATTCAAGATATAATCCAAGAAGAACTTCCTATGTTTGCACTTGTTTATCCTGATGAAATTACAGGAATGCAGAAAAATATAGAAGGATTTGTTTTCCACCCAGAAGGAACACACTACCTTGCACCAGTAACAAAAAAATAA